The Dermacentor andersoni chromosome 1, qqDerAnde1_hic_scaffold, whole genome shotgun sequence genomic interval TGAAGATGTCCTGAGGATGTCAGTTGCAGGATTAGCCTAGAATTGTCCTCCAACGGATGTGTTCAGCAGCATAGGACCCGCAACACAGCGCATTTTAGGAATTTTGCTCAGCCAAGAAGTGGCTGTGCAGTACAGTTGGcttggcaaaaaggaaagaaaagttttTCTGCATTGCAAGTGGCTGACACAATCACTAGGCACTGACTGCCTGAATGcttatggggaaccagcgctggagttttcacgacgcctgcagcgctgctctggcggtcagaacgtgcacaatgcagccgctcccACAGATGAAAATTGCGactggtagtggcgttgcgtgccctgaaagtcaaaggaaaacaaaaggacgccgacgatacTATTGCTTATACAAGTGCCACAATtacgtcgggatgagggaggatgtatccttctgtgTTCTTtgcatctaaaccctacgaacaagaatggaggcggcgttggatccaagcagtcaggcgagcggagtaatttcccgtcttgtcgcccagtcaagcggtgtcgggctggtttctaaatcgaatttcgcatgtatgcttggtttattcgatagtgaagacggtcagccatggcagctagtaccaaacagcagaatctgcagtcggcatttcgtcggaaacaaaatgagcaatagcatgcaccatccggcatatgtaccaaccattttttCTTCGCAATACCACCACCAAGCCCCTTCCAGTGCCACCGCACCAAGcaaacgatacgaaaggtaaatattatccatccattgccaagaattatgagGGAGGAAAGCTGCTTTGGAATACGAGTtatgtgcgcatactgccggcgcacgcgcgactaagccgcctatgtgtttttaaGAATGCGCATGCGGaaaggactcggcgctgagatgtaTCCGGCAAATTTAtctaattagtgctaaatgtagccagggttgttacggattaagcagcggagcactcaaacctttgcttgcgcgagtcagctgatgcgataaagctttcttctccattgactgctgtggcgaagtaacatcagaattttttttatgtctagccagagcagtatggaatgtcttcaggccaactagtacttccgaaaccatagcgcagcacgactgGCACCATAGccgctagatttgcgaggcaggctgccacacaaGCATGGCAACGGCACATGGCGCAACCGTTGGACACACGTGCTtgccgcgacacactgtgaaaaatatataaagcttaataAGTTTCTTTCATCACTTCTTCACTTGAAGCgacgcgaaaacggaaacatacgaactataatacggccgcggacgtgtcgtctggtcgagcggctggaatatgccgcgtttcgtcgccagggcggcgtgcaacgcactcttttcgacgcgctgGTTCCCCATATTGTAGGTAAAAAGAAACTTGGTAGAACCATTTCCTTTCCCGATTTCAAAAGTCAAAGTTGTGCGGGTTTACATACTTCGTAAATGTCAAGCTGAGGATGTTAAACCAGCTGGGCCAAGTACTATCGTACTTGGGCAAGCTAAGATGGCTAATATGTAATTTTCTGTTGTTTCTGGATAATGTTAATGTTTGGCTTTGAGCTTGTATATACACAATGTTGCATAAGTAATCTCCAATGCATCTTTCAGGGGCTGTAATGCAAAATTTTCCTACATCAGAAAGAAGTGATGTCGAGAGTGTAATAAAGGTGTGGCTGCACCACTCTGGCGAAAAACTGCGAAAACAGCAGGCCAAGGCTGCCACATCTCAATGTGAGTTTTGTATTTAGACTATCGTGAAAAATACTCAAAACATTATCTTGCATGAATACTTAGCATTTGGAGGCGACTGTTCTCGTGCTTATGGGTTTGATCCCCATATGACAATTTGGATGCTGTCTGGCACCCAACATAGCTGCATGGGATGCCTGTTTGAGAAGTTGGCGTTTGCTGTACTTGCAATATTTATATTCTTGCAGAACCATTGTCATTATCAGTGCTCATAATCACAGTATATGATTTTCTTCTAGGCTCACTGGATGTGCACTCAGATTTTTCAGATTAAATGCCTCAAAGTTCAAGAGGAATCACTTTGTTCAAGAATATTGCTGGCCTTGGCAAGGGCCAGCATAGTCATTCATAATATTCTAGTCAGGAAACTGCACTTCGTTGAAGAAATGTTGGCTTTGGCAAGTGCCACCACAGTCTTTCATAATAAACTCTAGTCATTGGGAAACTGGTTATATTTGTGTTTGCTTTAGCAGGTGCCATGACCATTACCCGTATGCATTGCCTGCTACAGATACTTTTTATAACCAGCTAGATTAATTTTCGTTggtaaagaaaaattattttcttccaGCCGGAATTTCATCCATGATTCAAAAGGCAGAATTGACATTATCTGGGCACGGTGCTCATGGCACCTTCAACATGGAGTTTCGTGCGATAGATGAAGTAGCCGAGTCAATGTGCAACCACACGTCAGGCAATTAAGCAGAACCAAACCTTACTGTGCATGTGTTGAAAATTAGCTGATCATGGCAAGAGCTTGTGCTACTTTTGTCACGTAATGCCCTGTCAGCATTGGCTGCTTAATATATGTAAATTAGCCTTGTATATTAACCAGCAAGCCGAGGCTACCAAGGCATTCCATTCATTAATGATCGACTTCTGGACGCAGCAATATATGCGGCCTATAAGCATGCCTTAGTGTTACGTTCTGTTAAAAGCTAAATGAGGTTATTGAATGCGAAAATTCAGCATTCCAGGAAGCCTAGAGTGCACCTTAATAAGTCCTCAAAACATCCTAGAAAAATCCCTGTGGACTACCTGAGGATGTTCTGAGGATGTGCCGAGGCCGGACATGAGGACCTCTCTAGGCCTTTGCAAGGACCAGTAGAGGATGTCTTCCGGACGTTGCAATGTCCTTGCGAGCACGTACTGAGGACATACTCAGGACGTCAGTGCGTTGTCTGGGACAGTACTGATTGGTGCGTTGACACAAACCGCTTTTCAGAAGGTTGGAAAGGCCTTAGCTGATGTAgctgtcatcaccatcatcatcagcctggttacgcccacagcagggcaaaggcctctcccatacttctccaactaccccggtcatgtactaattgtggccatgttgtccctgcgaacttcttaatcttatccgcccacccaacattctgccgtcccctgctatgcttcccttcccttggaatccagtctgtaacccttaatgaccatcggttatcttccctcctcattacatgtcctgcccatgcccatttctttttcttgatttcaactaagatgtcattaactcgtgtttgttccctcaccaaatctgctcttttcttatcccttaacgttacacctatcattcttctttccatagctcgttgcatcgtcctcaacttaagtagaacccttttcgcaagcctctaggtttctgccccgtacgtgagtactggtaagacacagctgctatacacttttctcttgaggaataatggcaacctgctgttcatgatctgagaatgcctgccaaacgcaccccagcccattcttattcttctgatgatttcagtctcatgatctggatctgcggtcactacctgtcctaagtagatgtattcccttaccacttctagtgcctcgctacctatcgtaaactgctgttctcttccgagactcttaaacattactttagtttcctgcagattaatttttagacctaccctactgctttgcctctccaggtcagtgagcatgcattgcaattggtcctctgagttactaagcaaggcaatatcatcagcgaatcgcaagttagtaaggtattctccattaacttttatccccaattcttcccaatccaggtctctgaatacctcctgtaaacacacagtgaatagcattggagagatcgtatatccctgcctgacgcctttctttattgggattttgttcctttctttatggaggactacggtggctgtggagccgctatacatatctttcagtatatttagatacggctcgtctacaccccgatttcgtaatgcctccacgactgctgaggtttcgactgaatgaaatgctttctcgttatcaatgaaagctatatataaggattggttatattcggcacatttctctatcacctgattgatagtgtgaatatggtctattgttgagtaacctttacgaaatcctgcctggtcctttggttgacagaagtctaaggtgttcccgattctatttgagattaccttagtaaatactttgcagacaacggacagtaagctgatcggtccataatttttcaagtctttggcgtcccctttcttatggattaggattacgttagcgttcttccaagattccggtacgctcgaagtcatgaggcattgcatatagagggtggccagtttttatagaacaatctgcccaccatccttcaacaaagctgctgttacgtgatcctccccagctgccttccccctttgcatagctcccaaagctttctttacttcttccggcgttacttgtgggattttaaatccctctagagtattctctcttccattatcgtcgtgggtgccactggtactgtataaatctctatagaactcctcagccacttgaactatctcatccatattagtaatgatattgccgtctttgtctcttaacgcatacatctgattcttgccaattcctagtttcttcttcactgcttttaggcttcctccgttcctgagagcatgttcaattctatccatattatacttccttatgtcagctgtcttacgcttgttgattaaattcgaaagttctattccagctgtagggttagaggctttcatacattggcgtttcttgatcagatctttcgtctcctgcgatagcttactggtatcctgtctaacggagttaccacagacttctattgcacactgcttaatgatgcccacaagattgtcgttcattgcttgaacactaacgtcctcttcctgagttaaagccgaatacctgttttgtagcttgatctggaattcctctattttccctcttaccgctaactcattgatcgacttcttatgtaccagtttcttccgttccctcctcaggtctaggctaattcgagttcttaccatcctatggtcactgcagcgcacctcgctgagcacgtccacatcttgtatgatgccagggttagcgcagagtatgaagtctatttcatttctagtctcgccgttcgggctcctccacgtccactttcggctatctcgcttgcggaagaaggtattcattatccgcatattattctgttctgcaaactctactaataactctcccctgctattcctagagcctatgtcatattcccccactgacttgtctcaagcctgcttcttgcctaccctggcattgaagtcgcccatcagtttagtgtatcttgttttgactttactcatcgcagattccacgtcttcgtagaagctttcaacttcctggtcatcatgactggatgtaggggcgtatacctgtacggccttcaatttgtacctcttattaaggttcacaacaagacctgccaccatctcgttaatgctatagaatttgtgtatgttatcagctatatccttattgatcaggaatcctactcctagctctcgtctctccgctaagccccggtagcacaggatgtgcccactgtttagcactgtatatgcttcttttgtcctaacttcactgagccctattatatcccatttgctgccctctaattcttccaatggcactgctagactcgcctcactagataatgttctagcattaaacgttgccaggttgagattccaatggcactgctagactcgcctcactagataatgttctagcattaaacgttgccaggttgagattccaatggcggcctgtccggaagcTGTGTTGTGCTCCAATTCAGCTTCCTACATGCAGAAGCTTCACAAGGACTCGCAACTCTCCAGCCCCAATTTCAAGGCACTTCACTTCAAAGATCCGTGCCACCTAATTAACGACCCTCTGGAGGATGGAATTAAGACGAGCTCATTTAAGGTAGTTCCCAATCTTGTTGTGCACTTTCCTGCCCTGTTGAAGTCGTCGCGGGAGCTGCGCCGTAAGGTTGGTCTTGTGTGCGTGGCCATGGGCATGACCATGAAGTCGCTGAAGACTGAATGTCCGTCTAGGTGGTTCTCTCTTTATGAAACCCTAGAAGATGTTCTGGACTTTTGGCATGCCATTTTGTCTGTCTTGAGAAGCAATGATGCCAAGGGAAATAAGTGTGAGAAGCTGAACACTTTTGTTTCATCGCCTGAAGTTGTGCGCGACTTGCTGATTAAGAGCTGAGGTTTCTTAAGATGAAATCATGCGCTGTGCTCTTAATCATTAAGGAATTTGAGGCATGGGGCACCCTGGTACACCAGGTTTACCCCATACCGAGGGTTTGTGTACCCAGGTTGTGTAGCTCAGGTGGGTCACTGCGTGACCCACCTGAGGTCTTCACAGCAGATGTCACAAGTCTGTTGGATCTCCTTGACGAGAATCACCGCTCAATGACTGTCGCAGACCTTCATGGATACTACGCTGCTGTCGCTGATAAGTGGAGACAGACAGTTGAGAGGAATCTTTGCGATGCACTCCAGTACATCACTGAATCGTTTTGGTGGTGTTCAAACTGTGAATCCAAATGTGAAGCATTTGCTACCCTGCGCATTTGAAACCTATGTGCCGATATTTAAGTTAGTGTTTCGACATGAGTAAACTTAAGAGTGATTTTGCAAACTATCAGAACTATGAAATCGGTAACATTGTTGAGCCCCTGTCGTTTTGAAGACTTCACACTGTCCAGCGCTTTCTCGCTGCATGCCAAGTCTCCTGGCTTTCCCTGCTTCTAGCGCAAACGTTGAAAGGGCATTTTCAAAGCTGAGAATCAATCGAAAGGAGCGCACTTCCATCAGTGACAGCAACCTTGTAAAGTATGCTTGCGTCTATTACAACAAGCCTTAAGGTTGTAATACGCACAGACACAGTTATTTTGTATTTAGGTATTTgtgatcgtgtgtgtgtgtgtgcgttcaaACCATCCAGACCACTAAAATACGCTTCCTGTGTTTTTATGTTTTTGTGTTCAGATATCATTTCATCTATGATTTTGGAGTACTGAGAATAATCCAAAATTAAACTCCGAATTTCAGAGAATTGGGGATTTACGAGAAATAAACTCCGATAAATGCCAAATTTCTGCCAAAAAATTCCGAAAAACACCCTCCTAATTTCAAGAAAAATTAACTCCGAAAACATGGAGCCCTAGCTATAAATGAAAAGGAATTTTTACCTTAACTTTTTCGCCCCCGTTTTTATTACATATATAAAGCAGAAATTTTACCAATTCACGACTGGGTGTACAACACCCTAGCATCTTTGTTCCAAACCTACTGCAAAAATATCCCAGGAAATGGTAAAATGCTGCTAAATTCCCCGACAGCGTACAATGAAAAATAACAAGACAACATTTCAAAAGAGGAACATTTATACAAGACTTTTTGCACACAATGACAATTGCTTGCTCAATTTGTGCTTCAATCTTCTTCACAAGCTTGGTTAGTTCTGCTAGTGGCCGATTTTCTTGTGCCAAAAGTAAATGCAGTGCATTCATTGCCGTGAGCTTGCACACTCACTGCTGTGTCAGGACATATAATCATGCTGCAGTCACATAGCTTAAATTATTTCATGGATGAATGCGTGATATAAACTTTTTCAATTTACATGCCATTCTTGCCGTTCTCTTGCCACTGTTTTTGTTATGGTTTCTTGTTTCATTCTTCATAACTATAATGCACCCTTTGTTGTACTTAAGTTTTCATTACAGCACTGAGGTACACGACTAGGGTAAGCTGGCATTGTTGAACACCTTGATTTAACAACTACTGTAATGCCTTCCCTTAAATGATGCTAACAAGTTGTTGCTTGCTAGCCACAGCAAAGCCAAACATGTGCTAGTCAAAGTGCACACAACATTAACTCAAACAATATGGTAAAACTATCACAGAATGGGGAAACatctctttttttattatatcATATATGATGGCCACTGTGTAAACAAAGGAAGCTAATGATCCCCAATGCAATGAACAATTTTGAACCAGCCCACTGTGCAATAACCAAAACCCTGGGAGTTTAGGTCTAGTTAGAAATAATTGTGTAGCAGAAATTTGGTTCCCAGAGTTTTACGTGTCTATTAAGTGCTCACTTAAATGGGAACacaaatttcttttttcactgtaTCCATGTCTATGTTTTAGACTCACAGTTGGCATGTGTTTCTGTTTCATGTTTTTGAGTGTGTTCAGCCTATCGTCTACAGCAGTAAAGTTAACATACAACACATGCGAGGCATATGATAAAGGTTTCGCACCAGTTTACATCATGGCTTTGACAGGAACCTTTCTTTTCAGCCTTGTGCAACTAACCTCTGTGGACTCAAATTTAGTCAGCATAGTAGGAAAACTAAAGCAAACCACTCAACAGCTCTTTCAATAGACTCTAAAGGTAGCTTGCAAAATTCAAGCCTAGTGAGCATAATAGGAATAAAAGACCACTGAACAGCTATCTCACAGGAGACTCTAATGAGGGTTTTATTTCACTCAACCTAGCTTAGTTGTGCTTTCACATGCAAGGATACAGTGTTGATCAAAATATCACCGGGTCTGACGAGGCGATGTCCAGCAGGAGACAATGAACAGCCAAAAGAAGATGGTTGCCAACACACTAACAATGGAAGCATTCACCTACACTTCCTGATAAATAGCGAGTCTGCATAAACCAAGTGACATTACTTCACAGTGTGACATCAACTATAAATAACAAGTCCCAAATGACAGAAAGGGCCGAGGTGGTTGACTTGTCAGATCACACCCCCATAATAGAGGAACAGAGGAGGCAGAAGAGACAGGTGGTTGACGCAGCCACACAGTCACCAGCTGCGTGTGCCTGCTGTCAGGCCTCGGGAACCATCACCAGTACGCTCCATACGCCGCTCCACAACATTCGTGGGCACCGCTTTGCGATCGTAAACCTGACCAAGCCAGGCAAAAAAGTCAATGAACCACGTGGTTGTGTTGATACGGCAGCCCAGCTCGCTGGTGCGGTAGTCATAGGGAAATGTGTGATGATAGTTATGGAAGCCTTCACCATGGGCCCCAACAATAGTCACCAGGTTCTGTCGTGGGCTAATGTGCCGGTCATATGGTCTGTTTCCCCAGATGTGTGCGGCGCTGTTCACCAGCCACGTCATGTTGAGTGTGAAGCAGTAGCGAGTCAAAGAGCAGACCAGAAACGAGTTCCACAGAGTCTCCCCCCACAGCCACCATGGCAACACAGCCGGAAGGATGAAGCAAAGGGACACCATCAGGGGCAAGTAGTACCTGTACAACAAAGAACATGCAGCTTGGTTTGTAATGAAAACACATTTGGAATACTTTAAGGTATCTTCATATTCTGGCAACATGTTTACTCCATGCATATGCACTGGCCACGTAAACAACCTTATTTTTTAAGTTTTTATTCAGCTTCAAAATGCACACTGTGCCATGCCATTGTTAGCTGCCATACTACTGTTACAAGGTATCCTCAATATGACAGATAAAGTTGCCAAACAGTGACACATACCTTCTTTGAAAGCGGACAACTGGGTCAGCCAGCAGATCACTCATGTCGATGTTCTTGCCCTTGTTACGTACATCTGGGTGCTTGCGCACAAGAAGCCAGCCAACATGTGAGAAGAAGAAGCCTCGTGTCGCATCATGTGGGTCAGCAGTTGTCTCTGAGTACTTGTGGTGCATCCTATGATCTCTAGCCCAGTCAAATATATCATTCTGAAAGAAGCCACAAAGACAAGTCAACTTCAGCACATTTCTACATCAATCTAACCCTTTGGCAGCAGTTCCTTACTGGTTCTGCACAACATCACTCGTATGGATGAGCTAATGAGTAGCGTGCATCACCTATAGTTGGTGACAATCTAAGAATGCAGTGGGAAATATACAAggcttctgttaattcgactctggTTAATTCAGTCCCAACCCAAGGTCCCAGccggcacccatgcatttctatgggcgtAAACTTTAGTTATTtctatcctaaaattggcctttgccagataattcgaacttggccAGTCAGAACGCACACACTTggcccctatggtgaccccaatagcgaATCCTTTAGTGGCAGTCTGTCGCagcggagcttaggggacagtgaatacgCTGAACACATGTCAATCACCCatcgaaaatgcctattttcagCCAACCCTAGAAAGGTTTTCAAGCAATAATCGTAGCTCACAATGTtcgattacggtatttacccgattctcatgtgatttttttcttcaagaaaatATACACGAAAATTAACCGCGTGGTGCAATCGGATACAAAACCGCTTTCACagcgtttgtatgctttacccCATCACACAAATGtactgcggcaaagctgattttaagAAACCAGCAACCATTGTGCAACAAAATTTTGTTTGCTAAAAAAATCGGGTgcgcattagatttctactttctTTAGGAGCTTTAGTGTATTTCTACATTAATTTTCGACTTTGGATACACAGAAATTGGGCACACATTTGATTATGGGGGCGTGTTAGACTGGCAAATACTGCCAATTGAATTGGCTGCGTGTTTTAgattttttttatgcattttgtttaattcgaccagcctgataattcaatcaattttgTCGGTGCggtcagggtcaaattaacggaagtcgactgtacATGACTGTTCAACTTGGACAAAGTGCATAAATGTGCCAGTCAATTACGTTAGCAAATTTACGTGATGTTATGGTGGAGATTACCTTAAACTTATCAGAGTCTCTCTCAAGAActatgttttaacgcgacaggaactcgtgtcgcagaaaagccggtgtcgtcggcgtcggccgtgagcgataaatcccagaaggcccTTCATAAataaacatcttgcaagatg includes:
- the LOC126545745 gene encoding stearoyl-CoA desaturase 5-like isoform X1, translating into MPTKQVMSTVTETVTQERPAPKQHKMEIVWRNVILMGSLHLISIYGFYLIFFAVQWKTVLAAYVLYTVSGIGVTAGSHRLWSHKSYKAKLPYRIMVMIFQTMAFQNDIFDWARDHRMHHKYSETTADPHDATRGFFFSHVGWLLVRKHPDVRNKGKNIDMSDLLADPVVRFQRRYYLPLMVSLCFILPAVLPWWLWGETLWNSFLVCSLTRYCFTLNMTWLVNSAAHIWGNRPYDRHISPRQNLVTIVGAHGEGFHNYHHTFPYDYRTSELGCRINTTTWFIDFFAWLGQVYDRKAVPTNVVERRMERTGDGSRGLTAGTRSW
- the LOC126545745 gene encoding stearoyl-CoA desaturase 5-like isoform X2, yielding MSTVTETVTQERPAPKQHKMEIVWRNVILMGSLHLISIYGFYLIFFAVQWKTVLAAYVLYTVSGIGVTAGSHRLWSHKSYKAKLPYRIMVMIFQTMAFQNDIFDWARDHRMHHKYSETTADPHDATRGFFFSHVGWLLVRKHPDVRNKGKNIDMSDLLADPVVRFQRRYYLPLMVSLCFILPAVLPWWLWGETLWNSFLVCSLTRYCFTLNMTWLVNSAAHIWGNRPYDRHISPRQNLVTIVGAHGEGFHNYHHTFPYDYRTSELGCRINTTTWFIDFFAWLGQVYDRKAVPTNVVERRMERTGDGSRGLTAGTRSW